A genomic stretch from Saccharomyces paradoxus chromosome XVI, complete sequence includes:
- the THI6 gene encoding bifunctional hydroxyethylthiazole kinase/thiamine-phosphate diphosphorylase (Thiamine-phosphate diphosphorylase and hydroxyethylthiazole kinase~similar to YPL214C): MVFAKDEVDYSLYLVTDSTMLPPGTTLCSQVEAGLKNGVTLVQIREKDTETKNFIEEALEVQKLCKKYNVPLIINDRIDVAMAIDADGVHVGQQDMPIPMVRKLLGPSKILGWSVGKPSEVETLAKWGPDMVDYIGVGTIFPTLTKKNPKKSPMGPQGAIAVLDALEEFKATWCRTVGIGGLHPDNIQRVLCQCVSSNGKRSLDGISLVSDIMAAPNACAATKRLRGLLDGNKYQFVEFKLNNAFPTTASIQSVISQVSSNRPLVQHITNKVHQNFGANVTLALGSSPIMSEIESEVSELASIPNSSLLLNTGSVAPIEMLKAAINAYNEVSRPITFDPVGYSATETRLCLNNTLLTYGQFACIKGNCSEILSLAKLNKHKMKGVDSSSGKIDIDMLARATQIVAFQYRTVAVCTGEFDCVADGTFGGDYKLSSGTEGITAEDLPCVIIEDGPIPIMGDITASGCSLGSTIASFIGGLDSTGNLFDAVVGAVLLYKSAGKLASTRCQGSGSFHVQLIDALYQLFHENKPENWSASLKKFK; the protein is encoded by the coding sequence ATGGTATTTGCTAAGGATGAAGTTGATTACTCTTTATATCTGGTGACAGATTCCACCATGCTTCCACCGGGAACTACTTTGTGTTCTCAGGTTGAAGCTGGGTTGAAAAATGGTGTGACACTAGTTCAAATTCGTGAAAAGGATACTGAGACGAAGAATTTCATCGAAGAGGCTTTGGAAGTACAAAAGCTATGTAAGAAATATAATGTTCCACTAATCATCAATGACCGTATAGATGTCGCTATGGCAATTGATGCTGATGGGGTACATGTGGGCCAGCAGGACATGCCAATCCCAATGGTAAGAAAACTTTTGGGTCCTTCCAAAATTCTTGGATGGAGTGTCGGTAAGCCTTCTGAAGTAGAGACGTTGGCTAAATGGGGGCCAGATATGGTAGATTATATTGGTGTTGGCACCATTTTTCCAACATTGACAAAGAAGAACCCTAAAAAATCACCCATGGGTCCTCAAGGTGCGATTGCTGTTTTGGATGCGTTGGAGGAGTTCAAAGCTACATGGTGTAGAACGGTTGGTATTGGTGGTCTTCATCCTGATAATATTCAGCGTGTTCTTTGCCAATGcgtttcttcaaatgggAAGAGATCGTTGGACGGTATCTCATTGGTCAGCGATATCATGGCCGCCCCAAACGCCTGTGCAGCAACTAAGAGGTTAAGAGGGTTGTTAGATGGAAACAAGTACCAATTTGTTGAGTTTAAGTTAAATAATGCATTTCCTACGACAGCTTCCATTCAAAGCGTTATCTCTCAAGTCTCAAGCAATCGTCCGCTAGTGCAACATATTACCAATAAGGTTCACCAAAATTTTGGTGCCAATGTCACTCTAGCCTTAGGCTCATCCCCTATCATGTCTGAAATCGAAAGTGAAGTATCTGAACTAGCAAGCATTCCgaattcttctttactATTGAATACTGGATCAGTGGCTCCTATTGAGATGCTAAAAGCTGCAATTAATGCCTATAATGAAGTTAGCAGACCCATCACCTTTGATCCGGTTGGGTACAGTGCCACTGAAACAAGGCTCTGCTTGAACAACACTTTACTCACTTATGGCCAATTTGCTTGTATAAAGGGTAATTGCAGTGAAATACTGTCCCTAGCCAAATTGAATAAGCATAAAATGAAGGGCGTCGACTCCAGCAGCGGAAAAATTGACATCGACATGCTTGCGCGCGCAACTCAAATCGTGGCATTCCAATACAGGACTGTTGCTGTTTGTACGGGTGAGTTTGATTGTGTTGCTGATGGCACTTTTGGCGGTGATTACAAGCTCTCATCAGGAACAGAAGGTATTACCGCTGAAGATCTTCCATGCGTAATAATTGAAGATGGTCCAATTCCTATCATGGGTGACATAACTGCAAGTGGATGTTCGCTTGGCTCTACAATTGCTTCTTTTATTGGTGGGTTAGATTCTACTGGAAATCTGTTTGATGCTGTGGTTGGTGCTGTCCTATTATACAAATCGGCTGGTAAACTGGCTTCAACCCGTTGCCAAGGAAGTGGTTCGTTCCATGTCCAATTGATCGACGCATTATACCAGTTATTCCATGAAAATAAACCAGAAAACTGGTCCgcttctttgaagaaattcaaataa
- the CBP3 gene encoding Cbp3p (Mitochondrial protein required for assembly of cytochrome bc1 complex~similar to YPL215W), with amino-acid sequence MMSINRFTSGRLPVLLRKSSFYYPRAYLHQTDVFKQNKEALQDSPEVLAKSSHLNSKPLDVSNKAPIKTAQNKIPLAHSKYESSKYELPKWKEALGELVIRAFRLDMDRVRAGPVAGSYYYKICKEQGLQYEDEPLSETAKYFYEDLKLPRTFSQWFQITILHEWMLFVRMRGMPFKYGRNYQQKLVDRTFSDIELRLFEEMKVNSGRIADQYLKDFNTQLRGAIFAYDEGFATDDATLATAVWRNLFGGRKNIDMVHLESVVRYIYSQLYVLSRLSDREFATGKFKFVSPGVKVEKLTPKQEEELKTKTVAKYEALDKDPKTLPSERSRLSYTN; translated from the coding sequence ATGATGTCAATCAATAGATTTACCTCAGGTCGACTCCCTGTCCTCCTTAGAAAATCCTCTTTTTATTATCCGAGAGCTTATTTGCATCAAACGGATGTTTTCAagcaaaataaagaagCTCTGCAAGATTCGCCAGAGGTTTTAGCGAAGAGCTCACATTTAAATTCGAAACCACTAGATGTAAGCAATAAAGCGCCTATAAAAACTGCTCAGAATAAGATCCCCTTAGCTCATAGTAAGTATGAATCGTCGAAGTACGAGCTTCCCAAATGGAAAGAAGCCTTGGGTGAACTAGTAATTCGAGCATTCCGTTTAGATATGGATAGGGTGAGAGCAGGACCCGTTGCAGGATCTTATTACTATAAAATTTGTAAAGAGCAAGGTTTACAATACGAGGATGAGCCATTATCAGAAACCGCCAAATACTTTTACGAGGATTTGAAGCTACCACGTACTTTCTCACAATGGTTCCAAATTACTATATTGCACGAGTGGATGCTCTTTGTACGTATGAGAGGTATGCCCTTCAAGTACGGCAGAAACTACCAGCAAAAATTGGTGGATAGAACATTTTCTGACATTGAGTTGAGATTATTCGAGGAAATGAAGGTTAATTCTGGTAGAATTGCTGATCaatatttgaaagatttcaaCACACAATTAAGAGGTGCGATATTCGCTTATGATGAAGGATTTGCCACAGATGATGCTACACTTGCAACAGCAGTCTGGAGAAATCTTTTTGGTGGGAGAAAGAACATTGATATGGTTCACTTGGAATCTGTTGTGAGATACATTTATTCTCAACTATACGTTCTAAGTAGGTTATCAGACAGAGAATTTGCCACGggcaaattcaaatttgttTCTCCTGGGGTGAAGGTCGAAAAGCTTACACCAAAGCAAGAGGAAGAGTTGAAGACTAAGACAGTTGCAAAATACGAGGCTTTAGACAAGGATCCTAAGACCCTACCGAGCGAGAGAAGTAGGCTGTCATATACAAATTAG